AGGTACATGTGTGTGAGGTGCCTCTTGAAGTGCTGACTatgtgaacagccagcttctttagcaataaCCTTTTGTGCCTTACCCTCCCTGTGAAGGGTGTCAGAGCTCTCCTGTGGGCACCTGTCGAATCAGCAGCTTTTCCCATGATTTTGTAGGTAATAACTTGGCCATGCTATGATATtagttaattttgttttcttgggTTTATGCAATATTATAGTCTTTtgagaaatgtttggtttttattagCTATACGTCATAATCTTCAAAGCGATATAtcactgtgtgtaattaatttatAAATGAATTTCGCTTTTAAATTGAATTGCTAAAATAATTCAATTGTACCTCATAATGAGTGCCCCAATTTTCGCTTCAGCCAATCATCAACGTGTTGCTGTCGTTCACCATCCAGTATTGTTAAAATAACCAGGATGATGTTTATCGACTGTCTCGTTCactttaccttttctttctttcagagGATAATGTGGATCTGCTGAGAGACCTAGGCGGCGTGGCATTTTTGTATAATCTGTCCAAATCCAGTGTTGTTCATTCAGATGTTAAGGAGACAGCTGTCTTTACTCTTGGCACACTAGCTGAGGCTAATGGTGGGTACACGTGTTGATTtgcacatccatccatccatccatccatccatccatccatccatccatccatccatccatccatccatccatccatccatccatccatccatccatcgttgAATGAAGTTGCCACATCTACGTGCTTTATTTGTTTGCGCTGTAATTTCATACACACTGAAATGGATCGTAATATcctttttatgcttttgttaTGCAGTGTATTGCAAGAATTCTCTATGCAGAAAGGAGATATTCACCGACATTGCTGGACTCTTGATGCAAGAAGACAGCCCGCTGAATCAGAAGAGGGTGTCTGTCTATTTGCTTTTTGTCCTGGTTGCACACAACAGTAAGATCAGGCCTCCGTAACtcacagaagaaaaataaagcaacgCGATTGGTTGATTCAGCTgatatttacattttgctttGGATTGCAGGCCATCTTCTTTTGACAAGTTTAAACTTGCTTTGGTTAAtgtgtgtttgtctttgtgGTACTGCAGAATTAGGGCAGACTTTAGCTCAAACCACGGGCTGCCTGGAAATTCTGATGGACCTTTTCAGGTACTGTATTGTGTCTATGATGAACacatacattttctgttttaaataatacactcatgtgactttttttttgtctctgcaggACCACTTTCCCCTTCTCACCAGTGGATAATCTGAGAACTGTTAGCCAAACCTTCCAACTCTGGGCATCTGTGTCTAGTGCTCTATGTGGATCTGTCAACAATCCTCAAAATGGTAATATCATCTGTGAAGATGACTGTTTTAAATATGACAGATCAACTGAAAAACAAGTCTGGTATGGATTAGACATGTAAGAAAGGTATAATAACCAATCCAATTCAGTCCTCTTAGATACACCCCTGCTATCAAACCCAGTGAAtctgatcaaaccaaaataaagttCAGCTCTCTTCGAAGCGTTTTCTTGTCATTAGCTTATTTGCATTCTTTAGGTAAAGCTATAGTTTCCTAGGaagttaaaaataatcaaaaggcACAAAGGTATCAGGGGGAGAGTACAGAAAATCAATGTGATTAAATATACCATGGTACAGTGAAGACAATTATAGACCATTtgagaaaatatgaaacaatgcCATGACAAAAACTAGATGTTTACCCAAATATGATGAAAATGCAAGATGACGGTTGTCAGCACTTCATAAACGGAGCTAacaataagtaaagttttcgtGAAATtagtatttgtccttaatttgtgcatgtaaataagattatctggcAATTTAATAAGATgtatgcacttaaaatgggaacaactcatctccatcatcttatttatagtgcagtatatctaagtgtcttattttaggggtaagaatactcattctattggcagatcatcttatttacctgctcaaatcaaagacaaatacactaatttcaagaaaatttagcctatttttagttctgttttgcaGTGAGGAAACCTAGCAACAACTCCAAAGGAGCTGGAGGAATTTCCAACAAACACTGGCTTTGCTCTAGATGTAATAATGGGCTCCTGTATTCTTTGTATATCTGTACTGATGAGAAGGGTTTTAACAGCAAAGACACTTGTTGTCAAATTTGGAATAGTTTCAGATATTACTCATTTTTGCCCCTAAACACTCAGGTTTCAAATAGGAAGCTTTGGATAAAGACAGATTAACTTTTCCACACTGATGCGTCTAAGCATGCATCCGATTCTAAAAAGGAATGATCCATACTGAAGACAATTTATCTTCAGAGTCCAGAACTATATCAAAACAAATCTCTTGCAGTTTGCAAGATAATCTGTCAATGATTTAAGGTTTTAGACAAAGGATGCACATGGACAAATGCATTTTGATTTGTTAGGTTGTGGCTGGACTGAGATGTGAACAGCATTTAACTTCTGTTACACCAGATTTACAATAATTAATAGCAAATATATGAACCCAAGAAGACTGAACGCTAGAACTGAATCAAACTGCGAATAAACAAAAGGGTTAGTTTAAGTGTGTGCAATGGCATGGAGCAAAAATCCaaattttgtttgtatttttataataatacaGTATCTATGTCACATTAAAGGTAAAGGACGTTCTGAAATCACCTGTATCGGTCAGATCTTTTACTCTACAAAAACCTGGCATTTCTGCTGTGGGTCGTAGACTTTTTATATCCACTGTACAGTTGATCCTTACCGCTGACTACCTTGCCACGCAGGTAAAATCCTTCAAACCCTATATAGTACATAAGATCAATTGCTTCCCACTTtgcctttattttgttttgcagagGAAGGTCAGCGTGCTTGCGTGGCAGCCTTTCCCTTCGTAAAAACCTGGCTGCAGCAGATTTCGGTGCCCTCCACAGAAACATTTCAACCCATATGCTCCTTTATCGCCATGACGGTCTCCAACAACCGTGAGACAACACTATGATTTTTCTGCTCACCCATTCGTTTCTCAATGTCATTGAAAACGTTTCACTGTACCCGACGTTTCACCTGTTGCAGCTTACGTACAGGAGAGTTTCGCTGCCTGTGGGGGTTTGGAAACTCTTATTCTCGTACTGCTTCGCGTCGTGTCGGCGGCGGACACGAGCTTGCTGTCTTGTCAGCTGTCCGTTGTTATAGTCAAGACCTTGTCAGCTTGCATCACCGATAACTGTGAGTCCTCCTCTCAATAACGTAGCTCATTCACGCTGTTGTCCCTCTCCAATCtctattttcttttcctcttctccattCCAGCCACTCTGGCGTCAGGTTTGGCGCAGTACGGATTGGTGTACcaccttttctttctgctgaaCAGCTCTCACTTAGACCCGGAGGACAGACTCTCAGTTTTACTTACCATTGGGGAGTGCACGGAGGCCTCGGGTGAGACTGCTGTGAGAAACCAGCGATGCGTGCTTAAGCTGAGAATCTTCTCTTAATGGTTGAGATCCTCTCTAcctcaaatgttttttcatgCCCTGGCTTCTGTTTGCATTTGCAGAGGAGCACCAGTGTCAGTTGGTGAGTTGCGGGGGCCTCCCGCTCATGATAACCTTTCTCACAGAGGACTCGAGTGAGGAGGTTAAAAAGGCAGCCACGTTCATACTGCAGACTTGCAAAAAGGCCAGTAAGTAGAATCAATTCTGcttaaaattaacttttaaggCATATTTGTGGACATTGTGACTAAGGTTTGTCAGTCattgcaaaaccttttttttggtgTCAGGTTGTTTGTATACTCTTACTgctattttctaaaaaaaatttaagaaatttattatataaattatataataatataaatattattatataaacATTATTAGATATTTTTCTATATATTGTTTGCAGACACAGATTGAGCATTAAATTATGACCATTTACAGGTGAATAGGATGACGTCGATTATCACTTCTGTGTGTTATGTTAGGCAGCAAGTGAACTTGTTGCTTTAAAATTgtaataagtaataataatatcatctttattgtcattgaaacatacattacaacgaaatttgttctctgcttttaacccatcacccttggggagcagtgggctgtcaTGTGTGGCGCCCAGGAagcattctggggttaaggttcttgctcaggaacccaggcgctggggattgaaccgggtacttgcatccttcgctgagtgcaagcacgctgctctaaccactaggccaacactccccatacaccgtgacgcagctcggtaggcaatttggggttaagtgccttgcccagaagcacattgacatgtggcaaggggaagctggaatcaaccccacaaccttctgattgccagatgactactcaacccatcaagccacagtcacccagTTGTGTTAAAAGGAACCTGTGACAGCGTTATGGCTCCTGTGGTCTGAACAAATAGATGAGCACCTTTAGCTGGAATCGCTGTGAGGTTCATGGTGGTCCTGATGGAAGGTGCATCACAATTTAGTGGGTATGGGGCTGTATAGCCACAGGATGGTCAGGAGGACCGAGCTGATTCTTGTTCGCTACCGGAAGAACCGTCTACTGCCACTGCAGACCATCTACGCTTTATTGAAACGGTCTCTTACGGCTGTGTCCTCCCTCAGCTGGGTAATAGGCGCCACCACTCAACAAAAGACGGTTCGGCAATGTTTTGAGGTCGACAGCAATCTGCTTGTTGGGTTCGCTTGGCCTCCAAACTCAACAAATCTGAATCCGTTTGAGCATCTGTAAATAAGTCAGATGCATGGAGGCCACATATCGCAACCTTCAGGAACCGCTGCTAACGGCTTGGTGCCCGGCGGGGCACACCTTCAGGGTCTCAGCCTCAACAAGGCAGACTTGTTGGCTGAAAGAGGAAGGCCAATTCAATATTAACAaaggtggtcataatgttatgcttaATAGGTGTAAAAGGCTCCTTTTAGACTCTTAATAGGTTCACTGTGGTCTTTGTAGTATGTAATGTGTTACCAGGGGTGTATCTGTTCTCCTCGTTTAACTCTTTCACGTGTCTCACTCTAACGTCTGTCTACAATGTGTACGCAATTCCGTAAAGACAACGATATGTGAAAGAACAGCGTCGAGCTTTTAAAAATGACCTCTCTTGCTTGTTGGCAAAGCTTTGAGCCTGGGAGCGCAGGGTCTGGTGGAAAAGCAAGTGGAGAACGAGGAGCCTTCTATAAACATTGAAGAGTTCAAGAGTTCAGCCAGAGAAATGCTGCGCAGGATCGAACTGTTGGAGAAAAGACAGCTAAAGGTCagatgcgcacacacacacacacacacacgcacacacacacacacacacacacacaatgtagTTGGAATAGTAtggttacactgcaaaaacagaactaaaaataagtatttttttcttgaaattagtgtatttgtactttatttgagcaggtaaataagaatcTAGCAGGTAATAAAGAttgttgcatttaaaatgggaagaactcatctccatcaacttatttcaagtgcattatatctaattatcttattttaggggtagaaatactcattccattggcagatcatcttatttatctgcttaaaTGAAGGACAAATCACTAATTtcgagaacattttacttatttttagttctgtttttgctgtgtagtcacttgaaaaaaaataaaaaaataaaaaaatatatatacacacatatatataatttttctttaGGTGATTGAAGAGGAGCGAAACGACATTCTTTGTCCAAATGCAGCCGAACTCGAGTGTCTGCCACCTTCACCTCTACCACCACAGAAACAGGAAGGCAGCTGCCGTTCCTTCACACTGAGGCCCATGCAGCAGAGCACCGACAGCAACGGTAACCTCCAACACAGTCAAAAGCGCGGCTGCAATGAAAGACATCGGTGGCATGCAGAGAGTCACTTCTAGTTTAATTCCTCAAGGAGAAGGAGGCAAAATGAACAGAGATGACGCCATGTGTTCTGTAGAAAGGAGAGGAGGAGTCCTGATGTCTTCTGACGTACGGTCACTAGAGAGAGGCAGCGAGCCACGTTCAACCAGGAAGTCAGTCGACTTGATAACAGTTATTGACCACaagaaagaaatatatattcttTAATAAAgtcctctattttttttaattttgcttagttcCTTGTTTAAACGTCCCTTGTCAGTGTGGCCGACAAAAACAAAAGCGATTACGCGCTCTGATGGTAGGGGACAGAATCATACCTTAACTCGTAAATGAATGCTTTAGCTATTGTTGGTTGTAGATTTTAAGACTTAGAGTAATCTGTATTTGTGTAAAGACCCACAGGAGAGGGAGTTAAACCAGACGGCGAAGATTCCAGCCGGGGACCACTCAGGCTCTAATGGCCGCTGTGCAGGTTGGGAAATGTTAGGATGCTTCTGAGTAAAATTAGTACACACAGACCATCAATTCTTAATATAAATAtccttttttctgtcatttttaggTTGTGTGTTAACATTTGAAGAAGTGACAAGTCGCACGTTTGCATCGCTTCAAAGTTCCCGTGAGAACAGCTGCGACATGCACCGAGTTCTCCAGGAGGCGACCGAGCGATTCAGAATGTGTCGCTTTGACTTTGGGGTCAGGCGAGAACAAAAGAGCGTCGCTGTTGAGCAGGCAGACACGAGCTCTGCAAAGGGTCCCACAGCAAGGTTACAAAGAAGCTGTGAAAACTTGCGTGGTAAGAGGCTTCACCATACAAAGCTGCTTACCAACTGTCAACTATTTGGTGAAGGTGTTGTGTCTTCGCTCCATACAGCAAACTTTAGCCCCTCTAgcatctgtcaagcagaagaaTATTTTAGAAGAAACAGCTCCAAtgcctttttgttttagatgtatttattttcctaaaacTATGAAGCtaagttaaataatttttttcaggaATACTTTTAAAAGTTATAACTATTTTAGAAGGCAGTGCACATATGTACATattatattatgttttttgaattGTCCCTTTCCCGCCTCGACTCTAACCGTCAGTTTGTCCTTTTCTTGTTGAACAAACTTTGTTTGAGCATAAgctaaaagacaaagaaaaagaaaaagcaagaaCAAAACTAACCAGACATGCAAAACAGACAGTTTGAAAAGGACTAGAAGTAAAAACTTGTTCCCTGcccacttttttccccccttcttttTGGCTAAACTTTATAACTACGCCTTGAGTCAACTGACTCATGAAGCAGACATAACAGTGTGCTAATTCTGTAAAATTTTTCTTTACGGACAGCTGGGATTGACCACAGGTCTCTGCAACAACACCCTTGGAGGGAGCATAATGGTAAGAAttatacagcaaaaaaaaattatatttatcatATTTAAGGCCTAGAGCCTAGGGAAATCTAGAGTTAAAAAATTGCCGCATACTCTAACCATATTCATGTGATActgcaacaaaaacacagaaataatgaggaaaaaaaacacatttaaatgctgACCCAAAACACCAATGTAAACtattaataattatttctcTGGACATTTGATCCCTAATAGGCCATTgttgtgtttaatgttttttttgcacaggCAGTCCAATGCCACCTTCAGTGCTTGAAATTTGCCCTACATCGGACATGGATTAGATCAAACTCGCGGTTAAACTTTAAAAGTTTGCTAGTAAAGCatcttattaattaaaattaagtttttacTATTATCAAGTTTTTCATTCGGATCCATTTGGACTAGAAAAAAAGGGATAACCGATCATTTCGCCAGAGCTGTACAAGTCCAGGAGGCAAATGGTCCTACAGCATATTATCGAAGAGAAACTGTAAACTAGAGTATTTTTTCGTATTtgtaaacaaatacaaaaaaaaaatcttaaaacatgAAGAATTTTTTTCAGCAAAGTGTTTATGTGACgtgattttaatgatttaaaactTGTGCTTTATTGCTAGATGTAAAGAAAACATCTAACACACATACATAAAACTCTTTTAATGTGATTTATGTGTATCACAGGCATCAGTTTGACCCCTCGGTTCAAAACAACCAGCCAAGGGGCCTTCACCTCTAAGAACAGGACCGGTATGAGTTACTAGTGCTATTCTTTTGACGTCGACGCACTCACTAAGTTTTGCCGTTTTTCAACGACTCTGACTCCAATTCTTCTTCTTAGGGCCAAGCTTGACTCCCCTAAAAAGGCCACAGCTACCTGAAGCCAGCCATCATACATCGGACTCGGGTATTTACATTTTCgccctgtctgtgtgtgtgtgtgtgtgtgtgtgtgtgtgtgtgtgtgtgtgtgaatgttaTGATTGAGAGGCTGCGTTGGGAGCTGTCCTCTGCAATGTGCTCTTGGCAGCAGACAAGCCAGAGAGCAGAAAGAATGTCGAGCTGTCGCCAGCATTCTGGCTGCGCGGGGCAGAGCTGCTTCAGAGCGCCGCAGCTTTGTTGAGCCGTTTCACAGCGTCTCTGTGCCGTAACGTTAGATGCTGTAATGATATTCGGTAATGTTTTAGACCAACAGAGAATTATTCAGCGTAGTAGGATATGGTGTGCCTGTactgtcaaaatgttttattcgtTGAGTTCGTCTTTTGACTTACCTCTTTCTCGCCCCTTATTCTCATATCAGGTATCCTTAAGGCCAAAAGTTTCAGCCGGTGCTTCTGCGCAGCAAAGCGTTTCTGTTGTTCACGTTTTATTATTTCTCTTATTCTctcagacagatttttttttttccagcgcACACTTTGAGAGCGTATccgatcttttttttttttttttttcactgcacgGTTTGCTTTTGAACAtgctgaaatttttttttcgGCATCCTAACCCTCTCCGTTATGTTTTCCAACGTCTGTCCTGTGGATTCCCATTTTATTAGTTTTCCGACACCAgaaagtttaatttttgtttttagagcaGCGGTTTCAGTTCTAATATCTTGTTGTATAATGTTCTGTGTGTATGAAGCCTCTTAGCTGAATAAGTGACCAAACATGTAGCTTAGGGTTGGACGACAtagaaaaaaaggcatattgataaaatagacaTTACactgatcgatattgataattatcaacaaattcaaaacatacattttaagtgcagccctggctgttttatactgaattcaaactcaactatttattcaaccaactttttaccaaagctgcaagtttttataaaagaaaaagaatgcgtgctctctgaactctttgaaggggcggagcttggttcctgggtctgcgttgtgattggttgggaggatgtaatattaacctctatggctagaatgcaaaaggaaggaaaactgctattttattgaactttttattgaagcttctttttctatcatcgatacgtgtatcgatcgatatatattgttattgaattatcgtccagccctaatgtaGCTATATGGTTAAACTTAATCTTGTTCATGTTTTAACCgcagaaagaagaggaaggagtAATAGTGAACACAGTGCTGTGAAAGATCAGTCAAATATAAGCACAGACCAATCTTCCTATGTAAGAGCTTTTAAGAAGTTTTTTGAACAAAGAAATTGCTAAAGTGTTTGAGCTGCAAGTTTCCTGATcttaaaacactgaacatataGGCTAGGTTTACACAGATATAAAAGCAATAATCAGCTCAAAATACCTACATATATTTTGCCTCTTTTCTTGAATTAGTTATCTTAAGTTTTGTTGGTTTTAATGTATCAGTAATACATTACTCAGCACAAGTACAGTTCAGCAGCCAGAGGGAATAAGAAATAATACATTAGAGGAAGTTTTTGGTAGTACCATGGTGTGAAAATGTGAAGCTAAATGGGAATGTTTTAGATTGCCTTATTATTCTCAGTCTTTTTTGCCAGAATGGGATAATTGCTGGCATTTTCATGTATGTAGTGCTAAGTCGGTTCTTTGTCCCAGTTGACAATGAATCTGAAAGAAACTAAGAACTATGAATTACCTTTTTTATTGATGGTGCtgtacaaatataaatgtttgtcTTGCAACTGATTTCTTATTGTTGCTTTAactgtttctttgttgttgttgttttttttctctttaaatacTGATAGAGAAGAAAGAGGCAGGACTTCAGCCGTGAGGAAGTCCATTACCTGCGTTCTGGAGTTAAGAAATACGGCTACTCCTGGAACACCATCTTGTGGTCTTATCCTTTCCAGCTTGGACGCACCAATGTTGATCTGGCTAAAAAATACAGGAGGCTGGTGGGAAATGAAAGCCATAAAACGATGTGATTTTAAATGGCCGTTAGGTTACATTAAAATCTCCTGGATACGTAAAACGTTATTATTCTGAGTGATTGTACTGCTGTGACTGTAGGCCTGTCCAGTCAGACTGTTCCTGTAAAGATCAGTTCCTTtcctcttgcttttttttttaaattaacttattttaagATAATATATAACAGAACATTTATAGTAGTGTAATAGTACCATTagcctttattctgtttttaatactTTGCATATAGTTCAAAGTGTTTAAAATATTCTTCACAAGAATTTTATAGATGTTGCTGGTATAAGtatatttaatgttaatttattaagttatttGCTGGTATTTCTATGCTTTTGTAATTTATtgcatgctttttttgttgttgtaaaattgtaagattttatttgtatatgcTTGCTGTTCGTTTTATAAAATGTTGAGAGCAAATCTGAAACCAATCTGGAGTCTTTGTGAGGATTTCTTGCATCTGAGGCAGTTAGATTTACAGCCTTTCAGTTACCTGCCAGTGAGCTCCTGTGTCGTTGTCCAGGAGTTTACATTTGGCACACAGTGGCAGCAAAAAGGTTCTGTTCACACAGTAGCCTTAACCGGTTGCGTTAGAAATCTGCGTGACTTCTTAATCTTTAACTTTCCATCCAGGAAATTCATAAATAATTGATGCCACCTTTAAGTTTTACTTGACAGGGAAATCCAATAATTTACATAAGCAGTATATTTGTGAGTGTATATTTGAAGAAAACCCGTTTTTTTTGGAGGAAGGCAggaacaaagtcaaatttttctctcatttctgtTTTATACCCATAGAAATCCCCTTTGCCATTTCCTTGACACACGATCTCCAGGAAGCAAATAAGTTCTGTTTTCTTGATATCCATGCTTTGGCCATCCCAGGCCGTAGAGAGACAGGAAATCAACAAGGGGAGAGGGGACCGGAGTGCTGCCCGTTTGTTTATTGAGCCGAAAGCCTCTGGTATGACAGGAATCGCAAATCGTGCTGTTATCTATTTTCTGTGTGCATCAAGAAGCGGCTCCGTCTGTAAACTATCCTTTACCAAAGCCGAGCTGGACTGAGATAACTATCTAAAGTATGCCTTTCCCGTTCTATGGGGACTCATCAGTATGTTGTCAAAAGCGTGGGATTTTACCCATTTTCACTGTCCCAAGGTGGAGGTTGGCAAAGTTAgcctttttctgaaaaaaaaaaaaaacttgttttagaCTATagctttattattcttttttttaggaTATTCATTTTGCCTTTGTGACTTGAAGCCCTTTAGCGTTGCTTAAGTTTATCAGTGCAAAATctttgtggtttaaaaaaaagggaaaggctaatatttcttcccttttgttttctattatgAAGTTTGAGTTTGCATTTATAACAGTTGCTTCCTGAATGCTTGTACATGATGTTGAGATAGCAGTGAGGgcggggggggatgggggggggggtggtggggggaggCATCTGAAGAGCAGATTTCTCATGCGCTGAAATCCAGTTAGGCTGGAGACTTTTGACCCAGGCCCCCCGAAACCCTCCTTCCTCTGGAAAGAATGTGGCCCAGGCTCTCCCCCTACTCGCTTTTTCTCTCCCCAGAGACGCTGAAAAAGCATTGGTTCCCTCACAGGATCTGAAATATGGAGGCTAGAATTTAATAAGCATGTCTGACCGGTGTCCCGTGCAGGACCAGGGGACATGGTAAGATGTTCTCTGTCATGAAAACAGCCAATAAAAGTCTAATTAACCAGTTTAGTTGCACAGAAATCAGCGCATACATGTTCTTGTTGGTAAATGAATGGGCGGCAGGACCATGAAACAgatatttcacttttattttcacaagcaAGCCACTATTGAATAGAAATTACAATCATTCCATTCAGAGCGATATCTGTAAGCTATAACACTACcatttttatgcataaatatttACTAAGCACTTCCTGGTATGCATACCACTCATTAAACTGATAATTTTTGGTCTGCTAGTCCTGTGATCTGTCAATGTTTGGGAAAGAAAACATTGCTGGTTGGTTTACGATGACCGGATTAAAAGGACACACCCGTATTTTCCTTTAAAGGAATCAACTCTTAGCTTTTGTACACACTGGTTCCCCGTAAGCTGTTTTAAAGCTGTGTTCACTAATTCTTCAGTGCTTAGAAGGTGTTGGTTTAAATATTTCGTTAGTGAGTTTGCATAGAGGAAGATCCCCGTCGTCTGAGACTGCGATGCTGCCGTAAAGTACCTCTGTGATGTTTGAACCTATTTGAGCCTTGAAGCCAAATCAACTGGCTGCTCGAAttcaggaaaaacagaaacacttcAGTCCAACCTGTTGCGTGACTCTTTTtggttcaattaaaaaaaaaaaaggacatttgtcTTAAGGACATTTGGGAGGAGGAAACAAAGAAAGTGTTCGTTGACCCATTTAGAAGAAGCTTTTACAGAATAACGCCCTTTTTGCTTGACTCAAGGAGGGCCTTTGGTGGGATTCACATCAACTCCGTGGATGTGCTCATGTCTGTGATGGGAGTGTCATCCGGGATCTAGACTTGCCTTGGGATGATGTCACCGAGTAGGTTTTCTTTTAGCCCGAAGTCTTGTAGTAGTTCGCTTACATTTTCCACGTTGACATCACTCCCGAGCGTCTTCAGGCCCTCTTCGGCCTCCGCCCCGGTTGACTTCTCCAGAATGTCTGAAGTAAACTTTTCTGGCTCTGCTGTAAAACTTTGCTCACTTGCCGAAATATTTGATGACTCATCTGGATCGGTAGGGACGGTGGTTGCTGAGGAAGTCACGTCAGGGACAAAGTCAATCAGTGGAGGTGAAGAGAGAAGCAAATCAGCTAGAGGTTCTTggtctttgtgctgctcttcagCCTTCGCTGGCGTTGGCCCAGGCTCAGAGATGGGGTCAGTGTCTGCCTTTGACTCCTCTGAAACATCCTCTGGGGTTAAAGCATCTTGAGCTTCAGCTTCCTCTGTAGCGTTAGCTTTTGGTTGTGCAAACgattctggttctggaggaTTTGCGTCTGAGACAAGAGGTTCGGGCTGCGCTGGAGCTTGCGTTTCCTT
This genomic stretch from Fundulus heteroclitus isolate FHET01 chromosome 2, MU-UCD_Fhet_4.1, whole genome shotgun sequence harbors:
- the terb1 gene encoding telomere repeats-binding bouquet formation protein 1 isoform X1; this translates as MDRASNSRNTTKTDLSLLLECVKLQMKCPDLQKQALLTIHSICEKKEDNVDLLRDLGGVAFLYNLSKSSVVHSDVKETAVFTLGTLAEANVYCKNSLCRKEIFTDIAGLLMQEDSPLNQKRVSVYLLFVLVAHNKLGQTLAQTTGCLEILMDLFRTTFPFSPVDNLRTVSQTFQLWASVSSALCGSVNNPQNEEGQRACVAAFPFVKTWLQQISVPSTETFQPICSFIAMTVSNNPYVQESFAACGGLETLILVLLRVVSAADTSLLSCQLSVVIVKTLSACITDNSTLASGLAQYGLVYHLFFLLNSSHLDPEDRLSVLLTIGECTEASEEHQCQLVSCGGLPLMITFLTEDSSEEVKKAATFILQTCKKATLSLGAQGLVEKQVENEEPSINIEEFKSSAREMLRRIELLEKRQLKVIEEERNDILCPNAAELECLPPSPLPPQKQEGSCRSFTLRPMQQSTDSNGEGGKMNRDDAMCSVERRGGVLMSSDVRSLERGSEPRSTRNSLFKRPLSVWPTKTKAITRSDDPQERELNQTAKIPAGDHSGSNGRCAGCVLTFEEVTSRTFASLQSSRENSCDMHRVLQEATERFRMCRFDFGVRREQKSVAVEQADTSSAKGPTARLQRSCENLRAGIDHRSLQQHPWREHNGISLTPRFKTTSQGAFTSKNRTGPSLTPLKRPQLPEASHHTSDSERRGRSNSEHSAVKDQSNISTDQSSYRRKRQDFSREEVHYLRSGVKKYGYSWNTILWSYPFQLGRTNVDLAKKYRRLVGNESHKTM
- the terb1 gene encoding telomere repeats-binding bouquet formation protein 1 isoform X2 — its product is MDRASNSRNTTKTDLSLLLECVKLQMKCPDLQKQALLTIHSICEKKEDNVDLLRDLGGVAFLYNLSKSSVVHSDVKETAVFTLGTLAEANVYCKNSLCRKEIFTDIAGLLMQEDSPLNQKRVSVYLLFVLVAHNKLGQTLAQTTGCLEILMDLFRTTFPFSPVDNLRTVSQTFQLWASVSSALCGSVNNPQNEEGQRACVAAFPFVKTWLQQISVPSTETFQPICSFIAMTVSNNPYVQESFAACGGLETLILVLLRVVSAADTSLLSCQLSVVIVKTLSACITDNSTLASGLAQYGLVYHLFFLLNSSHLDPEDRLSVLLTIGECTEASEEHQCQLVSCGGLPLMITFLTEDSSEEVKKAATFILQTCKKATLSLGAQGLVEKQVENEEPSINIEEFKSSAREMLRRIELLEKRQLKVIEEERNDILCPNAAELECLPPSPLPPQKQEGSCRSFTLRPMQQSTDSNERRGGVLMSSDVRSLERGSEPRSTRNSLFKRPLSVWPTKTKAITRSDDPQERELNQTAKIPAGDHSGSNGRCAGCVLTFEEVTSRTFASLQSSRENSCDMHRVLQEATERFRMCRFDFGVRREQKSVAVEQADTSSAKGPTARLQRSCENLRAGIDHRSLQQHPWREHNGISLTPRFKTTSQGAFTSKNRTGPSLTPLKRPQLPEASHHTSDSERRGRSNSEHSAVKDQSNISTDQSSYRRKRQDFSREEVHYLRSGVKKYGYSWNTILWSYPFQLGRTNVDLAKKYRRLVGNESHKTM
- the terb1 gene encoding telomere repeats-binding bouquet formation protein 1 isoform X3, whose amino-acid sequence is MQEDSPLNQKRVSVYLLFVLVAHNKLGQTLAQTTGCLEILMDLFRTTFPFSPVDNLRTVSQTFQLWASVSSALCGSVNNPQNEEGQRACVAAFPFVKTWLQQISVPSTETFQPICSFIAMTVSNNPYVQESFAACGGLETLILVLLRVVSAADTSLLSCQLSVVIVKTLSACITDNSTLASGLAQYGLVYHLFFLLNSSHLDPEDRLSVLLTIGECTEASEEHQCQLVSCGGLPLMITFLTEDSSEEVKKAATFILQTCKKATLSLGAQGLVEKQVENEEPSINIEEFKSSAREMLRRIELLEKRQLKVIEEERNDILCPNAAELECLPPSPLPPQKQEGSCRSFTLRPMQQSTDSNGEGGKMNRDDAMCSVERRGGVLMSSDVRSLERGSEPRSTRNSLFKRPLSVWPTKTKAITRSDDPQERELNQTAKIPAGDHSGSNGRCAGCVLTFEEVTSRTFASLQSSRENSCDMHRVLQEATERFRMCRFDFGVRREQKSVAVEQADTSSAKGPTARLQRSCENLRAGIDHRSLQQHPWREHNGISLTPRFKTTSQGAFTSKNRTGPSLTPLKRPQLPEASHHTSDSERRGRSNSEHSAVKDQSNISTDQSSYRRKRQDFSREEVHYLRSGVKKYGYSWNTILWSYPFQLGRTNVDLAKKYRRLVGNESHKTM